The proteins below come from a single Leptotrichia sp. oral taxon 223 genomic window:
- a CDS encoding anaerobic ribonucleoside triphosphate reductase, producing MQPQLTENLRNIIAGIVNVESNDTCNENANMSSMTPAGQMMKFASEVSKIYALENLVSPRFKEAHEKGFIHIHDLDFYSSKTTTCLQYDLADMFEKGFYTKHGYIREAQSISTYATLATIIFQTNQNEQHGGQAIPAFDFYMAKGVLKSFRRHLRRRILSFVEIKNGVEITQEYDKNAKEFLLKNISSIKCNENEINLLEEHFKINKNDLIKLLMEAYDDTRNETYQAMEGFLHNLNTMHSRGGNQVVFSSINYGTDTSEEGRMVIRELLKATSSGLGKNETPIFPIQIFKVKEGLNYTENDYNLAQNDFDAALESIKNQKISYENEVKDKKIKFEAPNFDLLLLSCETSSRRLFPNFVFLDSEFNKHEKWRMDDPEKYKYEIATMGCRTRVFENINGDKSSLGRGNLSFTSINFPRVAILTRKNVENEIAEMEKAGKFANEEEKNNKKIELLTEEFQKRVLELTYLAGEQLYERYNFQKTALAKQFPFMRSNNLWKGLGAKDGNEEVGEAINSGSLSIGFVGGANAMYALFDAEHGTSEVAYKVLYDTIEKMGTVADEFRDKYHLNYSILATPAESLAGRFLRIDKNEFGVIKNVTDRDYYVNSFHIDVKKEISLFDKIRKEAPFHKLTRGGHITYVELDGEARKNMGVMLKIVKVMKDTGIGYGSINHPVDRCRDCGTEAIIYDKCPICGSHNISRIRRITGYLTGDLDSWNSAKQAEEHDRVKHGIR from the coding sequence ATGCAACCACAATTGACAGAAAATTTGAGAAATATAATAGCGGGGATAGTGAATGTTGAGAGCAATGATACGTGCAATGAGAATGCCAATATGTCTTCAATGACTCCGGCGGGACAGATGATGAAGTTTGCAAGTGAAGTGTCAAAGATTTACGCTTTGGAAAATTTGGTGTCGCCAAGATTTAAGGAGGCTCATGAAAAAGGTTTTATTCATATTCACGATTTGGATTTTTATTCCAGCAAGACTACGACTTGTCTGCAGTATGACTTGGCGGATATGTTTGAAAAGGGATTTTATACAAAGCACGGATATATTCGGGAAGCACAGAGTATTTCCACTTATGCGACGCTTGCTACCATTATTTTTCAGACAAACCAGAACGAGCAGCACGGTGGACAGGCAATACCAGCATTTGACTTTTATATGGCAAAGGGTGTGCTAAAATCATTTAGACGGCACCTGAGAAGAAGGATCTTGAGTTTTGTGGAAATTAAAAATGGAGTGGAAATTACACAGGAATATGACAAAAATGCAAAAGAATTTCTGCTGAAAAATATTTCATCAATTAAGTGTAATGAAAATGAAATAAACTTGCTTGAAGAACATTTTAAAATAAATAAGAATGACTTGATAAAATTGCTGATGGAAGCATATGATGACACTAGAAATGAAACTTATCAGGCAATGGAAGGATTTTTGCACAATCTGAACACAATGCACTCACGTGGAGGGAATCAAGTCGTATTTTCTTCCATAAACTATGGAACAGACACTTCAGAAGAAGGGCGAATGGTAATTCGTGAATTACTAAAGGCAACATCCAGCGGGCTTGGAAAAAATGAAACTCCAATTTTCCCAATACAGATTTTTAAAGTGAAGGAAGGGCTTAATTACACTGAAAATGACTATAATTTGGCTCAAAACGATTTTGATGCGGCATTGGAAAGTATAAAAAATCAAAAAATTTCTTATGAAAATGAAGTGAAAGATAAAAAAATAAAGTTTGAAGCGCCAAATTTTGATTTATTATTGTTATCTTGTGAAACTTCGAGCAGAAGACTGTTTCCGAACTTTGTATTTTTAGATTCAGAATTTAATAAACATGAAAAATGGAGAATGGACGATCCTGAAAAATATAAATATGAAATTGCGACAATGGGATGCCGTACACGTGTCTTTGAAAATATAAATGGTGACAAAAGCAGTCTCGGACGTGGAAATTTGTCGTTTACGAGCATAAATTTTCCTAGAGTTGCAATTCTAACAAGAAAAAATGTGGAAAATGAAATTGCGGAAATGGAAAAGGCTGGTAAATTTGCAAATGAGGAAGAAAAAAATAATAAAAAAATTGAACTGCTGACAGAGGAATTTCAAAAAAGAGTGCTGGAATTAACTTATCTCGCAGGAGAACAGCTTTATGAACGCTATAATTTCCAAAAAACAGCTTTGGCAAAGCAATTTCCATTTATGAGAAGTAATAACTTGTGGAAAGGGCTTGGTGCGAAAGATGGAAATGAGGAAGTGGGGGAAGCGATAAATTCAGGTTCGCTTTCGATAGGCTTTGTAGGTGGAGCAAACGCAATGTATGCTCTGTTTGATGCAGAACATGGAACAAGCGAAGTTGCTTACAAGGTGCTTTATGATACAATTGAAAAGATGGGGACAGTTGCAGATGAGTTTAGGGACAAATATCATTTGAACTATTCGATTTTGGCAACTCCGGCAGAAAGTCTGGCGGGAAGATTTTTACGTATAGATAAAAATGAGTTTGGAGTAATTAAAAACGTGACGGACAGGGATTATTACGTAAATTCATTCCATATTGACGTAAAAAAGGAAATCAGTCTTTTTGACAAAATAAGAAAAGAGGCGCCATTTCATAAATTAACAAGAGGTGGTCATATCACTTATGTGGAACTGGACGGGGAAGCACGTAAAAACATGGGCGTTATGCTAAAAATTGTAAAAGTGATGAAAGATACTGGAATTGGCTACGGTTCGATAAATCACCCTGTCGACAGATGCAGGGATTGCGGAACGGAAGCGATAATTTATGATAAATGCCCGATTTGCGGAAGCCATAATATTTCTAGAATCAGAAGAATAACAGGTTATCTAACTGGAGATCTGGATAGCTGGAACAGTGCAAAGCAGGCTGAGGAGCATGACAGAGTAAAACACGGGATAAGATAG
- the guaA gene encoding glutamine-hydrolyzing GMP synthase: protein MKEKIIIIDFGSQYSQLIARRIREMEVYCEIMPLIDIEKIKNGEEKVKGIIFSGGPASVYEKDAPTVNREVFNLNLPILGICYGMQLITHLNGGKVEKADSREFGKAVLEIENNDNPLFAGIKKSSNIWMSHNDHITELPTDFEIIAKTDSSIAAITNNNGIYALQFHPEVVHSECGTQILENFVFNICKCERNWKISSFIAEKTKFIKETVKNEHVLLALSGGVDSSVAAVLINNAIGHQLTCMFVDTGLLRKDEGKKVLEYYKEHFDLNIVFVDAKDRFLNKLKGVDEPEAKRKIIGNEFIEVFNEKIRKLKGQEGAKFLAQGTIYPDVIESQSIKGPSHTIKSHHNVGGLPEDLQFELLEPLKELFKDEVRKVGHELGLPDTIIKRHPFPGPGLGIRVIGEVTPDKVKILQEADDIFINELMEKGLYDKVNQAFVTLLPVKTVGVMGDQRTYEYVAAIRSVNTIDFMTATWSKLPYEFLEEVSNKIINKVNGINRIVYDISSKPPGTIEWE, encoded by the coding sequence GTGAAAGAAAAAATTATTATTATCGATTTTGGTTCACAATATAGCCAGTTAATTGCCCGAAGAATTAGAGAAATGGAAGTTTATTGTGAAATTATGCCTTTAATTGATATTGAAAAAATAAAAAATGGAGAAGAAAAGGTAAAAGGGATTATCTTTTCAGGAGGCCCTGCTTCAGTTTATGAAAAAGACGCTCCAACTGTGAATCGCGAAGTATTTAACTTAAACCTTCCTATTTTGGGAATTTGCTACGGAATGCAACTTATTACGCATTTAAACGGCGGAAAAGTTGAAAAGGCCGATTCAAGGGAATTTGGAAAAGCTGTATTAGAAATAGAAAATAACGATAATCCTTTGTTTGCAGGAATAAAAAAATCTTCCAACATCTGGATGAGCCACAACGATCACATCACAGAACTGCCAACAGATTTTGAAATAATCGCAAAAACAGATTCCTCAATCGCCGCAATTACAAACAACAACGGAATTTACGCACTGCAATTCCATCCAGAAGTAGTCCATTCAGAATGTGGAACACAAATTTTGGAAAACTTCGTATTTAACATCTGTAAATGCGAGAGAAACTGGAAAATTTCAAGCTTTATTGCTGAAAAAACAAAATTTATCAAAGAAACTGTCAAAAATGAACATGTACTGCTTGCCCTTTCTGGAGGAGTGGACTCATCAGTTGCCGCAGTTTTAATTAACAATGCAATCGGGCACCAACTTACTTGCATGTTTGTAGATACTGGACTTTTGAGAAAAGATGAAGGAAAAAAAGTTCTCGAATATTACAAGGAGCATTTTGACTTAAACATCGTTTTCGTTGACGCAAAAGACAGATTTCTAAACAAATTAAAAGGCGTAGACGAGCCTGAAGCCAAGAGAAAAATCATTGGAAACGAATTTATCGAAGTATTTAACGAGAAAATCAGAAAACTTAAAGGACAGGAAGGTGCAAAATTCCTGGCGCAAGGAACAATTTACCCAGATGTAATTGAATCCCAGTCCATAAAAGGCCCTTCACACACAATAAAATCTCACCATAACGTAGGAGGATTGCCAGAAGATTTACAATTTGAACTGTTAGAGCCTTTAAAAGAATTATTTAAAGATGAAGTAAGAAAAGTAGGACACGAACTTGGACTTCCCGACACAATTATAAAAAGACACCCATTCCCAGGACCAGGACTTGGAATCAGAGTAATTGGAGAAGTAACCCCTGACAAAGTGAAAATTCTTCAGGAAGCTGATGATATTTTCATTAATGAATTGATGGAAAAAGGACTTTACGATAAAGTAAACCAGGCATTCGTAACATTATTACCTGTAAAAACTGTCGGAGTTATGGGCGATCAAAGAACCTACGAATACGTAGCCGCCATCCGTTCAGTAAACACAATCGACTTCATGACAGCCACTTGGAGCAAACTTCCTTACGAATTTCTTGAAGAAGTGTCAAATAAGATTATAAACAAAGTAAATGGAATTAATAGAATTGTGTATGATATTTCTTCTAAGCCACCAGGAACAATTGAGTGGGAATAA